A region of Thermococcus piezophilus DNA encodes the following proteins:
- a CDS encoding NAD(P)/FAD-dependent oxidoreductase: protein MVSGKMYDVVIIGAGPAGLFAAYELAEKSDVRVLIIDEGGDIDQRVCPMYELGYCIGCQPCHIMSGVGGAGGLSDGTINLRPDIGGDLKELTNDENYAWQLVWEVDQIFLKHKAPKNLFKGDPEHVKYWEQRAAQAGVKFIPIIQRHIGSDRTPEVIGDIKKHLEGKGVEFLLWTKALEFGQGRVKVRRGKNIFTINTRYIIVAPGRGGADWFHDVAKKIGLKAKHGPIDVGVRVEVPAIVMEPITSINHDPKFHIYTDTYDDFVRTFCTNPNGFVVEERYDGYVGVNGHSMHEKKSNNTNFAFLSRIELTEPVEDTTAYGKSIAQLATTIGGGKPLLQRLGDLRRGRRSTWGRIKRSDVEPTLKHVTPGDIAMALPHRVVTNILEGLEKLDKVLPGVASDHTLLYAPEIKYYAMRAEVNENLETSIEGIFAAGDGAGLSRDIVNAAATGLLAARGILKKEGLYTEKDFRKPGNWRTKVESLKPEE, encoded by the coding sequence ATGGTTTCTGGAAAGATGTACGACGTTGTGATCATCGGAGCCGGTCCGGCAGGTCTTTTCGCAGCCTACGAACTGGCAGAGAAGAGCGATGTTAGGGTTCTGATAATAGACGAAGGCGGTGACATCGACCAGCGCGTCTGTCCTATGTACGAGCTCGGCTACTGCATTGGCTGCCAACCCTGCCACATAATGAGCGGTGTTGGCGGTGCGGGGGGACTGAGCGACGGCACCATCAATCTCCGCCCGGACATAGGCGGCGACCTAAAGGAGCTCACAAACGACGAGAACTACGCCTGGCAGCTCGTCTGGGAGGTTGACCAGATTTTTCTTAAACACAAAGCCCCAAAAAACCTGTTCAAAGGCGACCCCGAGCATGTAAAGTACTGGGAGCAGAGGGCCGCTCAGGCCGGCGTCAAGTTCATCCCCATCATCCAGAGGCACATCGGCTCGGACAGAACGCCCGAAGTTATCGGCGACATAAAAAAGCACCTCGAGGGCAAAGGCGTTGAGTTCCTTCTCTGGACGAAAGCGCTAGAGTTCGGCCAGGGACGGGTGAAGGTCAGGCGGGGAAAGAACATCTTCACTATAAACACCCGTTATATCATCGTCGCTCCCGGAAGGGGAGGAGCGGACTGGTTCCACGACGTGGCCAAGAAGATAGGCCTCAAAGCGAAGCATGGACCCATCGATGTAGGCGTTCGTGTCGAGGTTCCTGCCATAGTGATGGAACCCATAACGAGCATAAACCACGACCCCAAGTTTCACATCTATACGGACACCTACGACGACTTCGTGAGAACCTTCTGCACCAACCCAAACGGTTTCGTCGTCGAAGAGCGCTACGACGGATACGTTGGAGTAAACGGCCACTCTATGCACGAGAAGAAGAGCAACAACACTAACTTCGCCTTCCTGAGCAGGATTGAACTCACAGAGCCAGTCGAGGATACCACCGCCTACGGAAAGAGCATAGCGCAGTTAGCCACGACCATAGGCGGAGGAAAGCCCCTCCTCCAGAGGCTCGGCGATTTAAGGCGTGGAAGGAGAAGCACATGGGGTAGAATAAAGAGAAGCGACGTCGAGCCAACACTCAAACACGTTACTCCAGGAGACATCGCGATGGCACTACCGCACAGGGTCGTCACCAACATCTTAGAAGGCTTGGAGAAGCTCGACAAGGTTCTGCCCGGGGTTGCCAGTGACCATACTTTGCTCTACGCACCTGAGATCAAGTACTACGCCATGCGCGCCGAGGTTAATGAGAACCTCGAGACGAGCATCGAGGGCATATTCGCCGCTGGAGATGGTGCGGGCCTGAGCAGGGACATCGTCAATGCCGCCGCGACGGGTCTTCTTGCCGCGAGGGGCATACTCAAGAAGGAGGGCCTCTACACGGAGAAGGACTTCAGGAAGCCCGGTAACTGGAGGACAAAAGTGGAATCTCTTAAGCCTGAGGAGTAA